One Rissa tridactyla isolate bRisTri1 chromosome 1, bRisTri1.patW.cur.20221130, whole genome shotgun sequence DNA segment encodes these proteins:
- the DYNLT3 gene encoding dynein light chain Tctex-type 3, with the protein MEEFHPHNDEMIFNADEAHNIVKECIESVIGKADYNHNKVNQWTAAIVEQSLTHLVKLGKTYKYIVTCAVMQRSGAGLHTASSCFWDTTTDGTCTVRWENRTMNCIVNVFAVAIIL; encoded by the exons ATGGAGGAGTTTCACCCCCACAACGACGAG ATGATCTTCAATGCTGATGAGGCCCATAACATCGTTAAAGAG tGCATAGAAAGTGTTATAGGCAAGGCAGATTATAATCACAACAAAGTCAACCAGTGGACTGCTGCTATAGTAGAACAGTCGCTGACACATCTGGTAAAACTTGGAAAAACATACAAGTACATCG TAACCTGCGCGGTGATGCAGAGGAGTGGAGCTGGTCTTCACACAGCAAGCTCGTGCTTCTGGGATACCACAACTGATG GAACCTGCACAGTGAGATGGGAAAACCGAACAATGAACTGCATTGTCAATGTGTTTGCTGTTGCTATTATCCTGTAG